From the genome of Amycolatopsis granulosa:
CGACGGTCGCCGACGTGATGACGGCGATCGACGCGCCCGACCGCGGTGTTGCGGTCGCGCTCGACGGCGAGGTGGTGCGGCGCGGCACCTGGGCCCAGCAGGTCGTGCCGGCCGGGGCGCGTCTGGAGATCCTGACGGCGGTGCAAGGTGGGTGAGGTCATGTTCGACGGCGACCAGCTCGTGATCGGTGAGCACAAGCTCTCCTCGCGGCTGATCATCGGAACCGGCGGCGCGGTGAACCTGTCCGTGCTGGAACGCGCGCTGGTCGCGTCGGGGACGGAACTGACGACCGTCGCGATGCGCCGCGCCGACGCCCAGGGCGGCTCGGGTGTGCTGGATCTGCTGCGCCGCCTCGGCATCCGGCTCCTGCCGAACACCGCGGGCTGCCGCAACGCGGCCGAGGCGGTGCTCACCGCCCGGCTGGCCCGTGAGGCGCTGGAGACCGACCTGATCAAGCTCGAGGTGCAGGCCGACGACCGCACGCTGCTGCCCGACCCGGTCGAGACGCTCGACGCGGCCGAGCAGCTCGTCGCGGACGGGTTCACCGTGTTCGCCTACACCAACGACGACCCGGTGCTCGCCCTGCGGCTGGAGGAGGCGGGCTGCGCCGCGGTGATGCCGCTGGGTGCCCCGATCGGCACCGGGCTGGGCATCCGCAACCCGCACAACATCGAACTGATCGTGGCCCGCGCCGGGGTGCCGATCATCCTCGACGCGGGGATCGGCACCGCCTCCGACGCGGCGCTGGCGATGGAGCTCGGCTGTGACGCGGTGCTGCTGGCCACGGCCGTCACGCGGGCACAGGACCCCGAACGCATGGCGTACGCGATGCGGTCGGCGGTGACCGCCGGGCGGCTGGCGCGGCAGGCGGGGCGCATCCCGCAGCGGTTCTGGGCGCACGCGTCGAGCCCGCCGCGCTGAGAACCCGGACTTCACCTCGGCTTGCCGTGACGAGCCCGTATGGTTTACCGCACCCCGCACGGTCCGCGAGGCGAAGGAGCTCGAGAGTGGTTGAGTCAACCGAGGATGTCGCTGGACGGTTGTTCCTCGCCGTCGGCCGGCTGTCCCGGTCACTGCGGCAGGCCGGCACGCCCGGTCCCGGCCACGGCTCCATTTCCGCGCTGTCCACCCTGGTCGTTCTCGGACCGATGCGGCTGGGTGACCTGGCGGCGAAGGAGGGGGTGGCGGCCGCGACGATGTCGCGGATCGTCGCGTCGCTGGTGGACGCGGGCTGGGCGAGCCGCGAGCCCGATCCGGTCGACCGCCGGGCGTGGCTGGCCACGGCCACGCCGGCGGGCGAGCGCATGCTGCTCGATCTGCGCTCCACCCGGGTGCACGAGCTGCAGAAACGCATCGACCGCCTGTCGCCGGAGCACCAGGCCGCGCTCGGCCAGGCGCTGCCGGCGCTGGAGGCGCTGCTGGCGGGCGAGGAAGCCTGACGCTCGGCGGCCGAGCTCGGTCAGCGGTCCTCGGGGGCGAGGCGCCAGAAGGCGGACACCGGGCCGACCTTCGCGCCCATCGGGTAGGAGTTGGCGACCGCGTTGCTGACGAACCACTTCCCGAACCGCGCGGCCTCCGGCACCGGCATGCCCCGCGCCAGACCCGCGGTCAGCGCGGACGCCATCGCGTCCCCGGCGCCGTGCGTGTGCGGTGTGGAGAACCGCGGCCCGGGCAGTTCGACGAACGACCGCCCGTCGTAGAGCAGGTCGACGCACTCCGGGTCGCTCGTCAGGTGCCCGCTCTTGACCAGCACGTACTTCGGGCCGAGTTCCTTCAGCGCGACCGCCGCGTCGTGCATGCCGGCGCGGTCGGTCACCTCGAGCCCGGTGAGCAGGCGCACCTCGTCGAGGTTCGGCGTGATCACCGCGGCACGCGGCAGCAGCAGCTCCCGCAGCGCGGCCAGCCCGGCCGCGTCGAACAGCGGGTGCCCGTGCATCGACGCGGCCACCGGGTCGACCACGAACGGGACCCTGGTGTCCCGGCCGATCTCCGCCCGGTCACACGCGGCCGCGACCGCCTCGATGATCTCCGCCGAGGCGAGCATGCCGGTTTTCGCCGCCTGCATGCCCATGTCGGCGGCAACGGCCTCGATCTGCCCGGCCACGATCCGGGCCGGGATGTCGGCCCGGTCGTGCACGCCGAGGGTGTTCTGCACGGTCACCGCGGTCACCGCGACCAGGCCGTGCACCCCGCAGGTCAGGAACGTGCGCAGGTCCGCCTGCAGCCCCGCCGCGCCACCGGAGTCGGATCCGGCGATGGTCAGGGCGGCAGGCGGACTCGCGTGGTGGCTCATGCCCCCAGTGTCGCAAACGGGCCGATCAGGCGAGCCGCCAGAACGGCGACACCGGCCCGACGCCCTCGCCCAGCGGGTACGCCTCCGCCACGCACCGCTCGATGAACCGCTTGCCCTCGTCGACCGCGTCCGGCACGCCCAGTCCCTTGGCGAGGAACGCGGTGATCGACGAGGCGAGCGTGTCGCCACCGCCGTGCGTGTGCGGCGTGTCGATGCGGCGCGCGGACAGCTCGATGTACTGCACCCCGTCGGACAGCAGGTCCACGCACTCCGGGTCGTCGTAGAGGTGCCCGCCCTTGACGAGCACCCACATCGGACCCAGGGCCAGCAGCGCCCGCGCGGCCTCGCGCTGGCTGTCCCGGTCGGTGACCTCGACCCCGGTGAGCAGCCGGACCTCGTCCAGGTTCGGCGTCACCAGGGTCGCGCGCGGGAACAGCTCCGTGCGGATGGCCTCCAGCGCCTCCTCGCGCAGCAGCGCGTCCCCGTGCATCGAGGCCGCCACCGGGTCCACCACGAACGGAACGCTCGCGTTCCGTCCGATGTGGACCTCGTCGAGGGTCTTGGCGACCGCGGTGATGATTTCCGCCGTGGCCAGCATGCCGGTCTTCGCGGCGTCCACACCCATGTCCCCGGCGACGGCCCGGATCTGCGCCGACACCACGTCCGGCGGGATCTCGGTGAAGCCCTGCACACCCAGCGAGTTCTGCACCGTGACCGCCGTGACGGCGGTCATCCCGTGCACGCCGCAGGCGAAGAACGTGCGCAGGTCGGCCTGGATGCCCGCGCCACCGCCGGAATCGCTTCCGGCGATGGTCAGCGCGGTCTTCGGGGTGGCGGTCATCAGGGCTGGACCACCGGGAGGTACACCTGTTTGCCGCTCTCGGCGAACTCCGCCGACTTCTCCTGCATCCCGGCCTCGATCGCATCCACCGTGGACAGACCGTGCTCCTCGGCGTACTTGCGCACGTCCTGGGTGATCCGCATGGAGCAGAACTTCGGGCCGCACATCGAGCAGAAGTGCGCGGTCTTCGCGGGCTCCGCGGGCAGGGTCTCGTCGTGGTAGGCGCGCGCGGTGTCCGGATCGAGCGAGAGGTTGAACTGGTCGGTCCAGCGGAACTCGAACCGGGCCTTGGACAGCTCGTCGTCCCACTCCTGCGCGTACGCGTGGCCCTTCGCCAGGTCCGCGGCGTGCGCCGCGATCTTGTACGCGATCACCCCGGCCTTCACGTCGTCGCGGTCGGGCAGGCCCAGGTGCTCCTTGGGGGTGACGTAACACAGCATCGCCGTGCCGTACCAGCCGATCTGCGCGGCGCCGATGGCCGAGGTGATGTGGTCGTATGCCGGTGCGATGTCCGTCGTGAGTGGACCGAGCGTGTAGAACGGCGCTTCACCGCAGAGCCGTTCCTCCAGCTCCACGTTCTCCTTGATCTTGTGCATCGGCACGTGGCCGGGCCCCTCGATCATCACCTGCACGTCGTGGGCGCGGGCGATGTGCGTCAGCTCGCCGAGCGTCTCCAGCTCCGCGAACTGGGCGCGGTCGTTGGCGTCGGCGATCGAACCCGGGCGCAGCCCGTCACCGAGGGAGAAGGTGACGTCGTAGGCCCGCAGGATCTCGCACAGCTCCTCGAAGTGCGTGTAGAGGAACGATTCCCGGTGGTGCGCGAGGCACCAGGCGGCCATGATCGAGCCGCCGCGGGAGACGATTCCGGTGACGCGGTTCGCGGTCAGCGGGACGTAACGCAGCAGCACGCCGGCGTGCACGGTCATGTAGTCCACGCCCTGCTCGCACTGCTCGATCACGGTGTCCCGGTACACCTCCCAGGACAGCTTCGCCGGATCACCGTCGACCTTCTCCAGCGCCTGGTAGATGGGCACGGTGCCGACCGGCACGGGGGAGTTGCGCAGGATCCATTCGCGTGTTTCGTGGATCCGCTTGCCGGTGGACAGGTCCATGATCGTGTCGGCGCCCCACCGGGTCGCCCACACCATCTTGTCCACTTCCTCCTCGACCGACGACCACACGGCCGAGTTGCCCATGTTCGCGTTGACCTTCACCAGGAAGTTCTTCCCGATGATCATCGGCTCGCTCTCCGGGTGCTTCCGGTTCGCCGGGATCACCGCGCGGCCGGCGGCCACCTCGTCGCGCACGAACTCGGGGCTCACGCGCTCGCGCGCCGCGACGAACTCCATCTCCCGGGTGATGACGCCGGCCTTGGCGAAGCCCAGCTGGGTGTTGTGCTCGCGGCCGTCCAGCCAGCCGGAACGGGTCCGGAAGAGTCCATTGTGGACGTCGATGGTGACGTCCGGGTCGGTGTACGGGCCGGAGGTGTCGTAGACGTCGAAGTGGCCGCCGTTGCTCAAATCGATGCGGCGCACCGGGACGCGAAGCCCGTTCTCGGTGTGGTGGTAGACCTTGCGGGAACCGGTGATCGGCCCGGTGGTCACGGTCGGCGCGACGTTCTTGCCGTTTTCCAGCGTCGTCACTGGCGAAGTCACTCCCTACGCCGGCATTACCCGGTCAGGTTCGGCGGTCGGCGGCGCCGGGTCCCAACGGACACCAGCCGCCCTCTCAGCCCGCCAAGGCGCGAGCTCCCGCGTTGTTCGGTTGTCGGTCCGACCATGCCACGACGCGCTCCAGACCTCAAGAGCGCGATGGTGAGACCGCTCACCCGGGCTGGAGCTTCGCACCGGTGTCAGACCTCAGGTTCGCGATCATGCGAACCATGGCCGCGCTGATCGCGCTGGGTGCCTGCCTCTTCGTGGTGGTCACGGCGGAGACGCTCGTGATCGGACTGCTGCCCGCGCTGTCGGCTGACCTGCGGGCGCCGGTGCCCTCGGCCGGGCTGCTCGTGGCCGGGTACGCGCTCACGGTGACCGCCGGCGGGCCGCTGGTGACCGCCGCGACGCTGCGAGTGCCGCGCAAGGCGGCGCTGCTGGGGCTGGTCGCGGTGTTCGCGGCGGGCAACGCGCTCGCGGCGACGGCGGACGGGTTCGGGGTGCTCCTGGCGGCGCGGGTGGTCACCGCCCTGACCCACAGCACGTTCGTCGCGATCGCGCTCGTCCTGGCAGCGTCGATGGTCCACCCGTCGCGGCGCGGATGGGCCATTGCCTTCGTGTCGACCGGGCTGAACCTCGCGACCGTGCTCGGCGCGCCACTGGGCACCCTCGTGGGGGAGGCGTACGGGTGGCGGACGTCGTTCTGGTCGCTGGCGGTCGTGGCGCTGGTGGCGATGGCCGCGGTCGCGCTGCTGGTGCCGGCCGTCCGGACCGAGCAACCGCCGCGGCTCGGGCCGGAGCTGCGGGCCCTGGCCACGCGGCAGGTGCTCGTGCTGCTGGCGGTGACGCTGGTGGCGGAGACCGGCTTCTTCGTCGCCTACACGTACCTGTCGCCGGTGCTCGGCCGCATTCTCCCGCCCGGCGCGGTGGTCGTGCTGCTGGTGGTGTTCGGGGCCGGGGCGCTGTGCGGGAACCTGGCCGGCGGGCGGCTCGCGGACCGGTGGCCGTGGGGTTCGCTGCGGGTGCTGATCGCGGGGCTGGCGGCGGCGCTGGTGTTGTTCGCGGCGATCGGCTGGGCGCGAGCCGGTGCGGTGGTGGGGGTGTTCGTGCTGGGTGCGGTGGCGTTCGCGCTGGTCCCCGTGCTGCAGACGCGCGTGGTGGTGGCCGCCGCCGGGGCGCCGACGCTGGCGGTCGCGGTCTATACGTCGATCTTCAACCTGGGGATCAGCGCGGGAGCCTGGTTGGGCGGGCTCGCGTTGTCGGCCGGGGCGCCCCTGGGCGCGTTGCCGCTGCTGGGAGCGGTCGGCGTGCTCGGCGGGCTGGCCGTGTCAGCTCTCCACCGCCATCGCCACGCCGAACGCCACGAACAAGCCGCCTGAGGTCTTCTCCAGCCGCCGCCGGACGGTGGCGGTGCGCAGCCAGCGCCCGACGCGGGTGAGCGCGAGGGCGAGCGCGGTGTACCAGACGGTGTCGGTGAGCATCCAGACGAGGACGAGGAGCAGCAGCGGCAGCGGGCCCGCGGCGTGGGCGGGGACGAACTGCGGGAGGAACGAGATCGCGAAGATCCCGGCCTTCGGGTTGGTGACGTTGATCAGGAAGCCGGCCCGGAACCCGGCGCCCGGGCTGGGCTCGTCCACCGGGACGTGGCGGCGGAGGTCGGGCTCGGCAAGCACGTCGACGACGTCGTCGGCCTGATCCGCGGGGCGGGTCTCACCGATGCCCGCGGTGCAGCCCAACGGAACGCCCTCGGAGATCTGGGAACTGCCCACGGGGCACGACTGCATGATCACGCTGCCCGCGGAGCCGAGCGAGCCGCTGCTGACGCTCGCCTGAGGGCCGCGGGCTGACGGGCCGGACCGCGGTTGACCACGGAAAACGCCCTTCCAGGCTGCAGTTCTGATGATGGATGCCGCTGTTCCTGGGAAGCCGAGCGAGGAGGTGGGGCAGATGAGCAGCGCCGTGACCAGCTACGGCTGGGAGTGGGAAGCCCTGCTGCGTACCTGGCAGGAGCTCGACGTGCCGGAAGGGTGGCGTGCGGAGATCACCGAGGGGGGAGTGACGATGACGCCGCCGCCCGGCAACGGGCACAACAAGATCGCGAACAAGGCCCATCGCGCCCGCACGGATCGCGTCGAGAAGCTCTGGGCCTACGCGAAGGCGCCGGTTCCGCTCTACCTCCTGATCGAACACTACCGCGAACCGAAACCGTCCGTCACGCTCTTCACCGACCCGGTCGACGGGCACTACCGTCGCTCCGAGCAGGTGGCCTTCGGCGAGCAGATCCGGCTGCCCGCGCCGTTCGGCCTGGTGCTGGACACCGCCGCCTTCTAGTTCACCAGCTCGCTCGGCGTCGCGAACACGTCCACCATCGCGCCGTTGCGCAGCACGGTGATCGCCAGGCGGGTGCCGATCACCTCGGCGAACAGCTGCCGCTGGATGTCCTGCGCGTCCGTGATCCGCGCACGCCCCACGGTCAGCACCAGGTCGCCCGGCCGCAGCCCGGCGCGCTCGGCGGGCCCGCCGCGCACCACCTCGACGATCCGCAGCCCGGCCCGCTGCCCGGTGTGCTCGGCGACGTCGTCCGGCAGCGGCGCCGGGACCCCGACCACGCCGAGGTAGGCCCGTCGCACCCGGCCCTCCACCGTGAGCGTGTCGATGATCCGCCGGGTGGTGTCGTTGATCGGCACCGCGAGGCCAAGCCCGAAGCCCGCGACCGCGGTGTTGACCCCCACCACCCGGCCGGCCGAATCCGCGAGCGCCCCGCCCGAGTTGCCCGGGTTCAGGGCCGCGTCCGTCTGGATCACGTTCTCGATCACCCGTCCGGCGCTGCGCGTGCGCACCGGCAGCGACCGGCCCAGTGCGCTGACCACACCGGCCGTCACCGACCCGGCCAGCCCCAGCGGACTCCCGATCGCGACCACCAGCTGACCCACGACCAGCTTGTCCGCGTCGCCCAGGCGCGCGGCGGGCGGCGCCTCGGACGCGCGCAGCACGGCCAGATCGGACAGCGGGTCCGCACCCACCACCGTGAACCGGGTCTCCGTACCGTCGGCGTAGGTCGCGACGCCGTGCGCACCGCTTCCCACCACGTGCGCGTTCGTCACCAGGTGACCGTCGTCGGCGAACACGACCGCCGATCCGCTGCCGCGGGCCAGCCGCACGCTCGCGACGTGCGGGGTCACTTCGGCGGCCACCGAGCTCACCGAGCGCGAGTAGGCATCGAGGGCATCGGCGTCATCCACCGCCACCACCGCCACCCTGCAATCACCCGGGCAATTACACCGTTACACCTGTAACCAGTGTGCGCTCGCAGCCCGCGGAAACCCGCCCCGTTCACCGAGGGCGAAAGCTCACTCCGCGCCGGGCAGCCAGGACAGGCCGGGAGTACCCCACTTGTTGCGCTTGAGCATCCGCTTCGCGTCCCGCGCGTGGCGCCCGACCAGCCGGTCGAGGTAGAGGTAGCCGTCCAGGTGGTCGGTCTCGTGCTGCAGGCAGCGCGCGAAGTACCCGGTGCCCTCGACCTCGATCGGGTTGCCGTCCAGGTCTGCGCCGCTGACCTTCGCCCACTTCGCCCGCCCCGTCGGGTACGACTCGCCGGGCGCCGACAGGCAGCCCTCCCAGTCGTCGTCCGGGTCGGGCATGGACTCCGGGATCTCGGAGGTCTCCAGCTTCGGGTTGACCACCAGGCCCTTGTGCCGCACGCCCTCGTCGTCCGGGCAGTCGTAGACGAAGACGCGCAGGTCGACGCCGATCTGGTTGGCCGCGAGCCCCACGCCTTCGGCGGCGTACATCGTCTCGAACATGTCGTCGGTGAGGGTGCGCAGCTCGTCGTCGAACTTCTCCACCTCGCGGGTGGGCTGGTGCAGCACCGGGTCGCCGGCGATCCGGATCGGGTGGATGGTCACAGTCCGCGATCGTACCCAGCGCACGACCCGTGACGCGCCGGGCCGTGATCCCACAACCGCACCCTCGACCCGTGGTTGAATGGCGCCCGCGGGATGACAACCGTGTGATTTGCGAGTTGAGGAGTCAGATGGACGCCGCGGAGTCGATGGCGGAGGGCGACCGGCCGTCGCCCGGGCCCACCGGCGACGAGGGCGGGCTCACGCCCCGCGAGCTGAAGATGCTGGCGTTCGAACGCCAGTGGTGGCGCTACGCGGGCGCCAAGGAGCAGGCCGTCCGCGAGGAGTTCGGCCTCTCGCCCACCCGGTACTACCAGCTGCTCAACCAGCTCCTCGACAAAGAGGAAGCGATGCGCGCCGACCCGATGCTCGTCAAGCGGCTGCGCCGGATGCGCAGCACGCGGCAGCGCAAGCGGGTCGCCCGGCGACTGGGGATCGAAGCGCTATGAACTTTCTGCAGGGTCTGTCCCGCCCGCTGCGCCTGACCGGTGTGGTGCTGATCGGGGTCGCTCTGGTGGCGGTCGTGATCGGCGGAATCACCGCGCTGAACGGCGGCGAGAACAGCGACCAGGCCGCGGCGCCGAGCTCCACCGCCGGCGGCGGCGCGCCGTCGCCGGCGCCGACCACCGCGCCGAGCTCCGCCGAACCGCCGGCGTCGAGCCCGGCGCCGCCGCCGCCGTCGTCGGAGGTGGCCCCGCCTGGCCAGCCGACGGACACGGCGGCCCCGGGCGGCCCCGGTGGTGCGCCGGGCCAGCCGGGCGGCACGTCCGGGACGCCCGGCCAGAACCAGGGCGGGACGGCCGCCGACCAGACCGCCGGCAAGTGGGTGCCGGTGCGCGTCTACAACAACAGCACCATCCACGGGCTCGCCGCCCGCGCGGCCGACGACCTGAAGGCCAACGGCTGGAACGTCGTCGAGTCCGGCAACTACCCGTACGGCGTCATCCCGACGACCACGGTGTACTACACGCCGGGCACGGATGAGGAGACCGCGGCGCGCTCGATGGCCGTGGCGTTCGGCATGAAGGTCGAACCGCGCTTCGAGGGCATCCGGGACGCGAGCCCGGGCGTCATCGTCATCGTGACGAACGACTACAAGGGCTCCCAGGTCAAGGGCTCCTGACCGACCCTCAGGCCCGGTTCGCCGCGTAGGCCTCCAGCGCGGCGAGCTGTGCCGGGTCGAGCGACGGGCGCACGGTCTCGCGCGCCTTCTCCAGGTGGGCCGCGGTGACCTCCGCGGCGTCCAGCGACTCACGCATCGCCGTCAACGCGGCCTCCCGGATCAGGGCCGCGCAGTCGGCCGCCGAGTAGCCGGCCAGGGTGCCGGCGATGGCGGTCAGGTCCACATCGGACGCCAGTGGCGTGTGCCGGGCCGTGGCGCGCAGGATCTCGGCCCGCGCCGGCGCGTCCGGCGGCGGCACGTACACCAGGCGCTCCAGCCGCCCGGGGCGCAGCAGGGCCGGGTCGACGAGCTCGGGCCGGTTGGTCGCGCCGAGCACGACCACGTCCCGCATCGGCTCGACCCCGTCCAGCTCCGTCAGCAGCGCGGCCACCACCCGGTCGGACACGCCCGAGTCGCCCGACTGCCCGCGGCGCGGCGCGAGCGCGTCGATCTCGTCGAGGAACACCAGCGAGGGCGCCGCGTCGGCGGCCTTGCGGAACAGCTCGCGCACCGCGCGTTCGGACTCGCCGACCCACTTGTCCAGCAGCTCCGCGCCCTTGACCACGAACACGTTCAACGCGCCCGCGCCGGCCAGCGCCCGGACCAGGAAAGTCTTGCCGCCACCCGGCGGCCCGTACAGCAGCACACCGCGCGGCGGCGCGATCCCGAGCCGCGCGAACGAGTCCGGGTACCGCAGCGGCCACAGCACCGCCTCGGTCAGCGACTGCTTGACCTCGGTCATGTCGCCGACGTCGTCCAGCGTCAGCCCGCCGGTCGCCAGGCTGTCCGAAGTGGACATGGAGATCGGGCGGACGGACTGCAACGCGTCCAGCAGGTCCTGCTGGGCGATCCGCGGTTCGGTCACGTCCCGCTGCCGCAGGGCGGCGCGGACCGCGGCGTCCCTTCGCAGCGCGAGCAGGTCCGCGGCCACGAAACCCGGGGTGCGCTCCGCGATCACCCCTAGGTCCACAGTGGGGTCGAGCGGTACGTCCCGCAGCAGCACGCGCAGCAGTTCGATGCGTACCCGGACGTCCGGCTGTGGGATCGCCAGCTCGCGGTCGAGCAGATCGGCGGCGCGCAGGCGCGGATCGCACGCCTCGGGGCGGGCCGTGGTCGCGACGACGGCGAGCTCCGGCCGGGTCAGCGCGCCGCGCAGCTCGTCCAGCACCACGGTGGCCACGGGCGGTGGCTGGGCCGCCGGGAGGAGCGTGTCGACGTCGGTGATCAACAGGACCGCGGGCCCGCCCGACCCGGCCCGGTCGATCGCGTCGCGGAGCCGGGTGGCGATCGCGTTCGGCTCCAGCACGGCGATCGACGGTGCGGCCAGCACGACCACCCGGAGGTTCTCCGCCGCGGCGACCGACCGCACCAGAGTCGTCTTGCCGACTCCTTCGGCGCCGGACAGCAGCACGCCGAGCCGCGCCGAGGTGCCCAGCCGGGACAGCAGGTCGGGGCGGCGGAAGGTGAGGTCGACCCACTCGGCGAGCGTGCGTGCCTGGTCCTGTGCGCCGCACAGGTCGCTGACCGGCGGGGCCGGCTCGTCCGGCTCCGGCGCCACCGCGGCCGCCACCCGCGGGGCGGGCGCTGCGGGTGCGGCGGGCGCGGCGGTGTGCGCGCCATCCCGCCAGTCGACCACAGTGGACGGTCCAATCACGACCGGGCCGGCCGGTTCGGTCGCGGTGACGGTGAGCAGTTCGGTGGTCCAGCCCGCGCCGATCGCACGGGACAGCTGGCCGCGCACCGAGGTGACGTCCGAGCCGGGCGCGGGCGCCAGGTCCTGCGGCAGCAGCGACACCGCGTCGCCGACCGTCAGCACCTTCCCGGTGAGCGCGAGCCGCAGCGTGTTCGGCGAGAGCGATGCGCTGGCCAGGCGGGATCCGGCGACGATGACCGAGCGGGCCTGCGTGACGTCCGCCGGGGCGACGACGACCTCCGAGCCCTCCGTCACGCCGAGGTTGGACAGCGTCACGTCGTCGGCGTACACCACGCCGGGCGTCCCGCTCGCGTCTGCGGGTGCGGCGAGCGCGGCACTCACCCGGGCGCCGGTCAGGTGCACCGCGTCCCAGGCGCGCAGACCCAGCGCGTCGAGCACCTCGGGGTGCAGGCGCACGATGCCGCGCCGGGTGTCCAGGGCGGACGGCGTGTGCCGGATGGTCAACGTGATCTGGGGCGCGCGCACGCCCTCACTCTAGGGCGAGCGCGGCCGGGATGGCGGCGAAGGTGCGGTCGACGAGGACCGGCAGCTGTGCCCGGTCGCCGGACGGGCTCCACCCGGCGAGCGCCACGTTCCACGCCACCACCGCGATCTCGACGAGCAGCCGCAGCTCCAGCGTGGGCGGGCCGGGCAGCAGCCGGATCATCTCCTCCTCGACCTCGGCGCAGTACCGCAGCGAATGGGCGTGCAGCGCCGGGTGCGCGTCGATCAGCCGGACGGTCGGCAGGAACTGCCGGTACCAGTGGTCGTCCATCCGGTCGATCGCGGTCAGCAGCGCGTCCTTGATGCCGCCGAGCAGTGGTCCGGACGGCGGGCGCTCGGCCAGCACCTGGAGGACGGTGTCCCACAGCTGCTTGACGGCGGCCAGCGCCACGTCCTCCTTGGACGTGAAGTTGCGGAAGAAGGTCCGTTTGGAGACCTCCACCGCCTCGACCAGTTCGTCCAGCGTCGTGGAGTCGAAACCGCGCTCGGTGAACATCGCGACCGCGGTCTCCGCGAGCGCCTGGCGCGTGCGCAGCTTCTTCCGCTCGCGCAGGGGGAGCGGGTGCCCGGTCGTCGGCATGGCTGTCATCGCCACGAGTGTAGTTGATGCCGCTTGTAAGCAAATGCCACTCGGTGGCACAATGGCCGAAAGACACTCAGGAGGAGAGAACATGCGTGCACTGGTCGTCGACCACTCGGTGGAGTCCCACCTGCGGCTGGCCGAGGTCCCCGATCCCGTGCCGGAGCCGGACGAGGCGCTGGTGCGGGTCGAGGCGGTATCACTCAACTTCGGCGAGACCCACGGCGTGAGCTCGCCGGAGATGCCCGAGGGGGTCGTGCCCGGCTGGGACGCGACCGGCGTGGTCGTCCGGGCGGCGGCCGACGGATCCGGTCCCGCGGCCGGTACCCGCGTGGTCACCCTGGCGCACAGTGGCGCCTGGGCCGAGCTGCGGGCGGTGCCGACCGCGATGATCGGCACCGTGCCGCCCGGCGCGGACGGCGGTGCCATCAGCACGATCCCGGTGGCCGCGCTGACCGCGGTGCGCGTTCTGCGCCGGTTCGGGCAGACCCTCGGCCGGCGCATCATGATCACCGGTGCGTCCGGCGGTGTCGGCCGTTACGCCGTCCAGCTCGCCGCCAGGGCGGGCGCCGAAGTGGTCGCCGTCAGCGGGGATCCGGCCCAGGCCGACGTGCTCCGGGCGCTCGGCGCCCACGAGGTGATCAAGCACCCGGCCGAGGCGAGCCGTCCGGTGCACGGCGTGCTGGACAACGTGGAGGGCGAGCAGATGGTCGCCGCGTTCCAGGCGCTGCACGCCGGTGGGCAGCTGGTCGGTGTCGGGCGCGCCACCGGCGAGGACGTGGTCTTCCCGTTCGGCACGTTCCTCGCCACCGAGGGGCGCCACAACCGGTCGATCAGCACGTTCTACCTGCTCGCGGAGCCCAGGGAGGACTTCGCCGAGGACCTCACCTGGCTCGCCGGCGAGGTGGCCGACGGCCGACTCGACCCGGGCATCACCTGGCGCGGTGACTGGTCCCGGCACGCCGAGGCGACCGCGGCCCTGCTCGGCCGCCGGCTGCGGGGCAAGGCCGTCCTGGAG
Proteins encoded in this window:
- a CDS encoding AAA family ATPase produces the protein MRAPQITLTIRHTPSALDTRRGIVRLHPEVLDALGLRAWDAVHLTGARVSAALAAPADASGTPGVVYADDVTLSNLGVTEGSEVVVAPADVTQARSVIVAGSRLASASLSPNTLRLALTGKVLTVGDAVSLLPQDLAPAPGSDVTSVRGQLSRAIGAGWTTELLTVTATEPAGPVVIGPSTVVDWRDGAHTAAPAAPAAPAPRVAAAVAPEPDEPAPPVSDLCGAQDQARTLAEWVDLTFRRPDLLSRLGTSARLGVLLSGAEGVGKTTLVRSVAAAENLRVVVLAAPSIAVLEPNAIATRLRDAIDRAGSGGPAVLLITDVDTLLPAAQPPPVATVVLDELRGALTRPELAVVATTARPEACDPRLRAADLLDRELAIPQPDVRVRIELLRVLLRDVPLDPTVDLGVIAERTPGFVAADLLALRRDAAVRAALRQRDVTEPRIAQQDLLDALQSVRPISMSTSDSLATGGLTLDDVGDMTEVKQSLTEAVLWPLRYPDSFARLGIAPPRGVLLYGPPGGGKTFLVRALAGAGALNVFVVKGAELLDKWVGESERAVRELFRKAADAAPSLVFLDEIDALAPRRGQSGDSGVSDRVVAALLTELDGVEPMRDVVVLGATNRPELVDPALLRPGRLERLVYVPPPDAPARAEILRATARHTPLASDVDLTAIAGTLAGYSAADCAALIREAALTAMRESLDAAEVTAAHLEKARETVRPSLDPAQLAALEAYAANRA
- a CDS encoding LytR C-terminal domain-containing protein, yielding MNFLQGLSRPLRLTGVVLIGVALVAVVIGGITALNGGENSDQAAAPSSTAGGGAPSPAPTTAPSSAEPPASSPAPPPPSSEVAPPGQPTDTAAPGGPGGAPGQPGGTSGTPGQNQGGTAADQTAGKWVPVRVYNNSTIHGLAARAADDLKANGWNVVESGNYPYGVIPTTTVYYTPGTDEETAARSMAVAFGMKVEPRFEGIRDASPGVIVIVTNDYKGSQVKGS
- a CDS encoding peptide deformylase; this encodes MTIHPIRIAGDPVLHQPTREVEKFDDELRTLTDDMFETMYAAEGVGLAANQIGVDLRVFVYDCPDDEGVRHKGLVVNPKLETSEIPESMPDPDDDWEGCLSAPGESYPTGRAKWAKVSGADLDGNPIEVEGTGYFARCLQHETDHLDGYLYLDRLVGRHARDAKRMLKRNKWGTPGLSWLPGAE
- a CDS encoding LysE family translocator, which encodes MGSSQISEGVPLGCTAGIGETRPADQADDVVDVLAEPDLRRHVPVDEPSPGAGFRAGFLINVTNPKAGIFAISFLPQFVPAHAAGPLPLLLLVLVWMLTDTVWYTALALALTRVGRWLRTATVRRRLEKTSGGLFVAFGVAMAVES
- a CDS encoding trypsin-like peptidase domain-containing protein; this encodes MDDADALDAYSRSVSSVAAEVTPHVASVRLARGSGSAVVFADDGHLVTNAHVVGSGAHGVATYADGTETRFTVVGADPLSDLAVLRASEAPPAARLGDADKLVVGQLVVAIGSPLGLAGSVTAGVVSALGRSLPVRTRSAGRVIENVIQTDAALNPGNSGGALADSAGRVVGVNTAVAGFGLGLAVPINDTTRRIIDTLTVEGRVRRAYLGVVGVPAPLPDDVAEHTGQRAGLRIVEVVRGGPAERAGLRPGDLVLTVGRARITDAQDIQRQLFAEVIGTRLAITVLRNGAMVDVFATPSELVN
- a CDS encoding Uma2 family endonuclease, translated to MSSAVTSYGWEWEALLRTWQELDVPEGWRAEITEGGVTMTPPPGNGHNKIANKAHRARTDRVEKLWAYAKAPVPLYLLIEHYREPKPSVTLFTDPVDGHYRRSEQVAFGEQIRLPAPFGLVLDTAAF
- a CDS encoding TetR/AcrR family transcriptional regulator, with product MTAMPTTGHPLPLRERKKLRTRQALAETAVAMFTERGFDSTTLDELVEAVEVSKRTFFRNFTSKEDVALAAVKQLWDTVLQVLAERPPSGPLLGGIKDALLTAIDRMDDHWYRQFLPTVRLIDAHPALHAHSLRYCAEVEEEMIRLLPGPPTLELRLLVEIAVVAWNVALAGWSPSGDRAQLPVLVDRTFAAIPAALALE
- a CDS encoding DUF3263 domain-containing protein — translated: MDAAESMAEGDRPSPGPTGDEGGLTPRELKMLAFERQWWRYAGAKEQAVREEFGLSPTRYYQLLNQLLDKEEAMRADPMLVKRLRRMRSTRQRKRVARRLGIEAL